In Lathyrus oleraceus cultivar Zhongwan6 chromosome 2, CAAS_Psat_ZW6_1.0, whole genome shotgun sequence, the DNA window GTTTTATCTAACGTAAACCACAACCTTCTCATTCTCCCTCATTTACATCAGCTCATATAATCCTATGGGAATGAAGCCTTACTCTATTGGACACCAATTCTAAAACTTATTTCATTTTTTACTTTTCCATCTATATACAGACTTGGATTTTGAGGGATTATCCTGAAGAGGTAATGGTAACAACCATTTGTTGCAGTTTGGTGATAATCCTATCTGCAATTGTAGCTTTCATTACAGAGGGAAATTCTAAAGCTTGGACACTAAAACCTGATAAGGAGTTGGTATCTATATGTTATTCAGTAAGTTATACAGTTTATTGTTGTCAAGAGAATTTTAAAAAAGCAGGTGCAAAATAGTTTACATATAATGTTTTTGGTTTTATTTATAGGCAATTTTTCTTGTTTCAATGAGGAGTGTTGTCTCTGCATGGGCGCTTCGTAAGAAAGGACCAATATATGTAGCTATGTTCAATCCTTTGGGAATGATCATTGCACTTGTCACGGGGGTAATATTTTTGGGAGACAATCTTTATCTTGGAAGGTATATAAATAAGTACATCTAACTAAAGAACAacaaatttgtgaaaaataatttaaataatgTATTAATTCAAAATTTGGTTTTACTTATTGTTGCAGCATGATTGGAGCTGCTATAATAGCCATTGGATTTTATGCTGTGATGTGGGCACAAGCTCAAGAGGAACAAAAAGCAAGCCAAAATAATATTCCCACGTCTTCTTTGGCCCCTCTTTTATCAGATTTATTTTATAATAAGTGTAATTGCTATTGTTTCACTAAATAAAACTATTGAAGATTATTTCCATGATATTGTAGTCAACTTGTTTACTGCAATTAATCAATCACAAACTGTAATATTAGTGcttttttaaatatttttttatataacGGTCACAAACTTTGTCTCAATATTGATTAAAAATGTAGAAAAATCGTCGCTGATATAGAGATGTAATTTAAGAATTTTGTCCCCATATTGAACAAATGACAGACATTAAAATTTCGGCCTCAGAAATTTGCGACAGGGTAATTGCGATGGTATTATTTTATCGTGAATTTTGTTCCATATTTTAATTAGAATATAAATTTGATTGTTGTGCAACTTTTTTTCATCTCATGTGATTTTTTTTCTTGTACTGTGTATATGCAACTTAATTTACCTCTATGCAAATATGGTCCCACGTCATCATGTCTTCGTTGTTATAGAACCTATGATTAGAAAAaagttatttttatattaaaatatatatgACGGTGTATTTTTCTATTCACGGAtgaaatattataataataaaataattaaaaaagtaaaaatttatttatttattttagattAAAGAATATCGTTTGATTAATCaattttataatttattaatcaatattttattaatcaattttattttgctactaaaaattatttatatatatataaatatttattagTCAACTTCATAACTTTATTTatcaattttttatattttattgaccaattttattttattactgtaaattatttttaatatctgGGTATTTATTAATCAACTTTATCATTTCTTTAACCAGCTTTGTTTTAATAAAAAATCAGTGTTCATGCAAGGTAAGGACATCGTTTTAGTGGAAGTTGTTTCGGGAGGTCCTGCTGGTGGCAGTGTGACGTGGCAGCTCAAGAGTAGGATAAGAGAGTCTTATCCAAAGTTTTTCTCGTCAGATAATTTTTTAGGGTAAAAACTCTCTAAGTGGAAGAGAGTTGTAACACTCCGATTTAATTATTCACttatttaataatttatttaatttaattgggtatttttatttaaataattatttttgtgaataaatgaTATGTTTGGTCGGTGATAGTATTTGTGGTGTTTTTTTTGCTAATTAATCGGGTTAGTGGTAATTAACTAACTAATTAATTGGAAATTAGAGAGAATATGTAGAAATGAGCCAATTTTGTGAATTAAGGGAGTTTAATGGTGAGTGGAGTAGAGTTGAACTTTAGTTGGGCAAAAAGTGCAAATAAGATAAATTAAATTAAGATAATATATATATTCTAAAGTtagtcaaattagggttttagagGTTATTTTATCAGGACGAAAAAACAAGGGATATTGGAAGAGAAGAATTTTGAAAAGCGAGTGCTATGGCTTGAGAAAAGAGATCAACTGAAGTTTTCCTTAATGATTTTTCTGGAATTACAAGGTAAGGGGAGATTCTTCATCTATGAGTGCTTAATTCATGAAAGGGTAGAGAGATTTTCATTAACCTCCAATAGAATTTTTCTCCTTTTGTTGATTGAGTTGTGTGATGAATAATATGATTATAATTTTGTTTGTATGTCATGCTTTAATTACAAATTCCTGTATCGTAATTTGTGTGATTGTTGCATATGCTATTTGTTCATAAACATGAGTTTGAATGTGAAATTGGTGTTTTCAAAGCAAGAATAAATTCTAGATTTTGTAGTTAAATCAATTGAATAATATGTTAGATTAATAGGAATTGACATGCTTTTATGTGGTAATCATGTGGGTGATATTTATGCACTGTTTGAGAGTGTTTGGAGTGAGTTTGAGGTTCTACAAGTGCAGAACGAAATTCTGCTTTTGTTATCAGGGTGACAGACGTTAGCCGTATGACGCTCACGCGTTGACGGACGTCAAGCATATGATGGGGAGATCGTCATGGCCTCCAGGATAACATGATTTTTTTAGGTTATCACAGTGTGACATGTTGGGTGATGAGAAGGATGACCGACGTCATCCTGGTAACGGGTTACCCGTCAACGAGTCAGAATGCGTTTTTTGACTAGTTGAGTTGGTTTTTATGGGTGGTTTTGTCGGGCAGTCAATGATCGGCTAGTGTTTTGTGTATTTTGACGAACATGAGTTAATTAGttaaattatataattaattggGTGTTGTGAAGTGAAACTATACATAAACGAGTTATATGTGTAAGTGTGAAAATCGGTGATAAAAATGCGAGTATGATGTGATGTAAATTTTGTGCATACTTGTTGATAAGTTGATGAGAAGTTTGATTTGAGCTGTGAGTTATTACTGATGCAGTGAATATATTTGTTTACATAAAGAATAAGGTTGTTTTGCATCATTTGTTGTCAAGTAATTATGTATATTTATAGTGACATTGTATTGCATGTTTATATGACATTCATCATATATGTTATTGTTATGAAAGAGCCATGTTCACTTGTTCAAAGTGGGGACTAGTAACTTGTCCCAAACCTTGAGTGGGGGCTTGGGGTTCGCAAATATTGGGACTCAGTTTATATGAAGAACCAAATATTGAGTCGGTACAGCATGCATACATAGAGTTAAGTTGTGAGTCTAGTTCAGAGTGGGGACCATGACGAGTATGAGTCGAGTCATTTTTTGCATTATATTACATGATTGTGATTGGATACGAGGGGATCAGATTGTCCTATGTTTGTTTATGTTGCGTATATTTTTGTTTGATTTTATTCTACGATGAATCGTTTTTCAAACTAATAATGTTGTTGGAGCTTTTATGCGAAGTGTTTTGTAATTTCGTTGCTTATCAAATGGTTCAACTTTAAATTATGTGGTTCGAAATGGTTTTCGGTTGTGCGAGGAATATCCTGCTTGGTAATTAATTGTGATATGCTTGTCTTTAATTATTTATTTGTCGAGTGGGGAAAGTAGTGCGTAacatttttttattatataaGACTAAATGGGAAccttttttctcatttttcatctTGATTTCTCTCTCTTATAATTAGAATTTGGGTGAAGAATCGAGGTAGAGAGAGGTGGGGAGATTTCTTAGAGGAATGAGGAGGAGATTCGTCATCAAGTTCCCTAAATCAAGTTGCATTTGTAATTTTGTCTTAAATCCTTGAAGATAAACTCCAAAGCAGCTTGTTAATCATTGTCGCAACTGGAAAATTATAGAGTCGCCATCATCCTTTATTCCTTCCTAAGGAACAGtgaaataatgataaaacctaaaaTTAAGGGTAAGATCTAGGATTCAGGAGTTAGTTAAGCAAGAGGAAGGTGTTATGCACCCCTCACTTCCATTATACTCAATTGAAGCCTTCTCTAGTTCTAGGATTAAGGATTTTTGTTCGCTAAAGTTGATTCTTTGCTTGATTActtattcatttatttttaaaaaaatatttttattatttattaagAAAAGACTTGATTTAATTACAAAGGGGACACAATTTTCTTTTTATAATTGTATTCACTTGAGTGTTGCAACTTTATACCTACGTACCCTCAAACATTATGAGGGATTAGAGTATCATAGTTCGACTATAAAATGTTGGTGTGtttgttattttttaattaataaaatatctCAGCGCGTCGGGGGCAGAGAAAAGTTTGTTTAATTGATTTTAGATTATTTGATTGATAAGGTGTGGCACCTGTCAATctatttattttgaaaaatatagttttaatttgatttagattttttttattgttttgaatatttttattattttggGTTTTTCTTTTTATCTATCATTTATCATTGGGTTTAAGAACTTATTTCTAAAATTTTATCTTATGGTAATAAAATAGCTAAATAAATAATTTATgatgtttttttttatatttttagaattaaaataaatattttctttGTCTTTTTTATTATTAATGACTAGATGACTAAAAGGGAAATTCTAATTTAAGACTAATGAATGAAATTAAGTCAATCTAacgttttttttttaaatttgcGAATTAAAAACTAAATAATCTAATTGAAAAAATgagatttttatttttttgatatttttaatttttaattaagTGACTTAAATGTCATGCTGAAACAAAATATAACATgtttttttttacattttttgtaattaattaaatattagtGAAAAAGGTGAAAGAAACAAACTAATTTTTATGTTAATAATTCAAATAAACCATCCTAAATTAATTTTGATGAAAAGAAAAATCTAATAATAAAAGTAAATATAAAATTGTCATTTTTGTGTTTATGAAGATATTGTTTACAAAGTTATTGATATAAATTGAAAAAGGTTTTAAAAAATGATTTAAGATATTAGTTTAAAAAAATGATGCAGAATATTTTTCAAGAAAAAATTTAATTTATGATATTTATTTCCAAATTTTGATTTGTGATAttagttttaaaaaaatgtttaaCTTAGGATACATGTTTAAAATTGATTTATGATTTTAGTAAAAAAATTGATACgatttttaatttgaatttaattaaaACATGATTATATTTTTTGAAATAAGTTCTGATTTAGGTGTGAAACAAATTGTGGTTCTTGATCTACAAAAAGATTATGGTATTTGATTTAAAATAAATTATGGTTcttgaattaaaataaatttttattataattttatttaaaatcGGTTACGACTTAGTACTAACATACGTCAAAACATACAACTAAACATACAACTAAACAACAGATCAAGACAACAAAGTTTAACAACAATAAAAGTAAATAGGGATGGAGAAACAACCTACAAGGAAGAGAATTTCCCTGGTTTGAGCAAAGGTGGAGTTTctcattctttttctttctttcctcttTCTGCCTCTCTTCTCCTTGTTTTTTTATGTTGCATGGACGGTTAAAGCTTAAATTAGAGTTTTACTGTTGTTGTTCTTCGATGCGAAGAGAAACAGCTTTAAGGATGGTGATTTTTTATAAACTGTGGATGAAAAAAGTGTAAAAGACTTGCGCTATATATAGACAAAAATTAGATCAAGGATTGAATGAGATTTGTCTATTTTTGAAATGATTTCATCTGATTTGATTTTGTTTATTTCTTCATGGCCAATTCAATGATCCTGGATGAACTCATGGCCTTTGAGAATGAATAAAAACTCATTTAAATAGtaataataaagaaaataaaaaataaaatgataaatgtAATAATAACAAGACATTGATTTTTTGATTATATGTTGATTTTCCTTGATTTTTAGACTAAAAAACAtgaaaaattattaaaaataaaataataaaaaatttgaaaataaataaataaataataaaattttacaatttttaattataaaataatgTAAATGAAGGTAAAAACAGAAAGAGTGAAAACTCTAAAAGTGGGGAAAGTTAGAATCAAACTAAAGAGTTCTCCCTTGTAGCTCCTTACATATGTTCTTCTACCAATTATGCCATTTCATTTATTTGAAATTAAGTGACACTAGAAAGCATATGAAGGATGGAtaaaatttggggtacgacaacTTCCCATATTTAATCAACTTTATCTTTTCGGGAAGGAGATGATTAAATATATAGAGGATCCTAATTTTGACCACGAAGTTAGTAGACTCTGGAGATTATCAAGAATTTATCAATCATTGATGCCTTGTTGGTATCCAAACCAACATTCAATGGAACCCTTATAGAACCTTGAGTAGAACCCTGACGAAACCCTAGATAAAACCCTTGTAGAACCCTTTTGATTAGTTTTAACCCCTCTGGGTGAAAATTACATATGATTCATATGATCATTTTACGGGAATCTGGTAGGCTTGTGACGATCCTCCATTAGTTGTTTGATAAAACCCTGGTGGAATCCTATGTATTTGATGGAGCTTATCCCGTGTGTGGGATAGGTTACCAAGCTAGGGATGTGAGAGATGAACACATGTTCACTAGTTGATAACGATCATTCAGGATGATCGGTTTACTGGATATGTTATTTTGGAAGACTCGCGGTGATTGAGTTTGCTGGGGAAATCCTTCACTGAAAAGGTTCTTGTGGAAGTGTTACTTACTGGGGAAGACCAATAAGTTTACCTACTTGAGGAACTATAGTGATATAGTTTGGGATTGGACTTCAATCGTCATCAGTGTAAGAAACGATGCTAAATAAATCATCATTGGCAAGAAAATGGGGGTTTGTTCCAAGAGTAGTGATATTGGTTTAAGAATCGAAAGAAATAACAACGGTATAAGAACCGTAAAACAAGATGACAAACGGTGTAAGATCTGTAAATGAAATAATAAATAGTGTAAGAACCGTAAAATTAAATGATAAATGGTGTAAAAACCCTAAACTCAAATGGTGTAAGAATCAAAGTGAGTAATGGTGTAAGAACCGAAGTGACTGGATGACAACAGTGCATGAACCGAAGTGACTGGATGATAATGGTGTAAGAAATGAAGTGGATGAATGACGATGATATAATAACCAAAGTGACTGGATGACAATGGTGTAAGAACCAACGTGAACAATGGTGTAAGAACCAGAGATGAAAATAATAATGTATAAAGGTACTTCTATACTTAGGGAGAGATCCCTATTAGGATTCCGTGGGGATTCTAAATCGACCTCTCACTACCGTGATACAAAAGAAATAAAGGTACATGTTATGACCAGAGGAAGAAGGATATTATCACGGGTGGTACTAGAGCAAGAACTTCTACTAGGGAGTTCTCTTGAGAAGAACGGGGTAAGAAGGAGATTGAGAGGAACTCGATATCTCTACTGGGGAAGACTGGTGTCATATAATCATGATTGTCTACTTGGGAATAGGATTCTAGGAAAGGTTCCATAAGGAGCACAAGTGTCGAGGAAAGTCTTTAGAAATCCTTGCAAGGATCTGGTAAGGAAATTGTATATCGTTCGAGCATACTGGGTACAATGTTGCAAAGTATTTTCTGCTTGGGGAATGAGTTCCAAGGATACTTGCTAGGGGGATTATCCTTAAGACCGATTTACTAGGATGTATAAAAATTATAACTGAGTTTAGAAAGTGTTATGAAATGCCTTTTAAAGAATTTATTGTGAACATCTCTAAGGAATGTGATAACAAGAGGAGCCAGAAATTTAGAAAAGTGTATGTCAGAGGAAGATGCGTGGATTTTTCTCCTGAAATAATAAATAGGATTTTGGGCAGAAATGAAGAAGAATAAGCTGAAGTAGAAGTCTCTAACAATGTTATTTGTAGAGAGATTACTACTAAACAAGTAAAGGAATGGCAAAGGAAAGGGAAGCGGTCCGCAAATGCCTTGAGTGTGAAGTATGTTGTACTTCACATAATTGGAGTTGCTAATTGGGTACCAACCAGTCACACTTCCAACATTTCTATAGGACTAGGTAAGTTAATTTATATTGTAGGGACAAGTAAAGTTTTGATTTTGGATCCTATGTCTTTGATCAAACTGTGAAGCATGTTGCCTCTTATGCTGTGAAGATGCCAATAGCTTTTCCCTAATTGATATGTGGTGTTATTCTGAGTCAACACCCAAGTATCCTAATCAGTCATGTCAACATCTGCAAAAGGGACCATCCTGTCTCATTACATTATAGTTTGTTCACTATGAAACATGTTCCAtacattgtcatgacatctggaCAGACATCTTCCAGACCTACTACTAGAACAAGCATCCTTGATGAGCTAAAAGATACCTGCAAGACCTTGGATGAAACTATCAAAAGTTGTACTGAGAGAAAAAGAAAGACTAAAATTTTGATAAAGGCCTTGtctgaagaagaagaaggaatgTTTAAAGGTGATGGAACAAGGGAATAAGAGGCAAATGAAGAAGGTTATGGTGCAAGTGATGATGAAGACACTACCGACACTGATGAGGACTGGAGCACTCTGGTTCTTCTGAGTGTTGGTTATTCTTATGTTTTTTTTGTGTGGGTTATGCCCTGAATATTTTTGCATTTTAAAGTGCTCTTGGTTATGTTTGGTTTGTGAACTCTCTTTTGACTGATATGGTAACTCTGATGTTTGGTTTTTCTTGTCAACTTTATGTCTAAAAAAGGGGAATAGATAGTTGTGATTATAGTTATGATTGATTGTTATGATTATTGATCTGATTTGTTACTCTTTCCTTACTAAGGGGGAACATGTATGAAGGGGGAGTAACTCTTGGGGTAGCTCTTACCCCTGGATCTGCTACTCAGGGGGAGCATTTATTTTATGTGCTGTTATGAATGGGCTGATGATGTTAATAATGTCAGTAACAATGTCCTGACATGCTTCCTAAAGAGAATTTATTTTCGTGTGAGAGTTTTTCTCTCTAGTATGAGGCAATTGTTTTCGTTACAGCTGCCTCTAGTGTTCATGGGGTAAAAAGGATTTTGGTTGTTTGCATGAGGGTTTATTACTATTATGCTTTCCCTCATTCCCGTTGGTATATGCAAAGActgttttagccaaaattttctaaagggggagattgttaggtCTGATATGTAGTGATTGGttgcattttg includes these proteins:
- the LOC127119346 gene encoding WAT1-related protein At3g28050 isoform X2; protein product: MNTGIRCSSPTLASAMVDLVPAFTFILALISRMENLNLKQHSSRAKIIGTMVSIAGALTVTLYKGIPLINDAFQNIRMGASGMYLTGSSQWILGAFLLTVASFCLSVLYIVQTWILRDYPEEVMVTTICCSLVIILSAIVAFITEGNSKAWTLKPDKELVSICYSAIFLVSMRSVVSAWALRKKGPIYVAMFNPLGMIIALVTGVIFLGDNLYLGSMIGAAIIAIGFYAVMWAQAQEEQKASQNNIPTSSLAPLLSDLFYNKCNCYCFTK